DNA sequence from the Pseudoduganella plicata genome:
GCTGGACGCGCAGCGCAACCTGGCGACCGTCGAACGCAACGCGGTGCAGCTGCGCGGCGAGCGCGCCGTCACCACGGTGGCACTGATCCGCGCGCTGGGCGGCGGCTGGGACGGCGCTCCAGCCGTCAACAACGCGCAGGCCCGCAACTGATGTAGCTTCCTCCAAGCAGCAGCCCTTGGCGGCGGACCCCTCACGGGGCCGCCGCTTTTTTTATGGGGATAGGCGTTTTGCGTGCGTCACCAAACCGGGGGCAGGTCCGATCGAGACGCTTGAGAAGTGCCGGGGTCGGACCCGCCGGGTTGGACCCCGGATCTCCTCGAAGGCCGTCGATCGCTCCAAAAAAAAAGCGGGCTGCTCAAAGGCCATGCGCACAGGGGGCAGGCGGTGCGTTATCATTCCGACCACCAAAGGAGACCGGCTTGATCACCAGCGCACTGTTGAACACGATCCCGAATAATCACCACGGTTTCGGCACGGCGGCGGAATTGGTGCCTGCCGTCTTGCAACCCGTCTGGGACGAGCGCCCGAACAAGCGCCAGGTCCACGGCACGCGGGCCGTCCACATCGTCGAAGTGCGCCAGCCCGTGGGCGACGCCGACGCGTTTCACACCGCAACGCCGGGCATTCCAGTCAGCGTGATCACGGCCGACTGCGTCCCGCTGCTGCTCGCCCGCCGCGACGGCGGTCATGTCGCGGCCGTGCACGCCGGCTGGCGCGGCCTGTACGACGGCATCATTGGCCAAACGCTGGCGCAGCTGGGCGGCGGCGACTGGGTTGCCGCCATCGGCCCCGCGATCTGCGCCGCGTGCTACGAGGTCGGCGCCGAGCTGGCCGACAGTTTCGTCCAGCGCTTTGGCGCCGCTATCGTGCCGACATACCGCCACCTCGACCTGCGCGCGCTGGCGCAGCGCCAGCTGGAGGAGGGCGGCGTGGCGGCCATCGAGCATGTCGGCGGTTGCACGCACTGCGCGCGCGCCGACGATGGCAGTTTCCTGTTCCGCAGCTACCGGCGCGGCGACCGCAATTCGCAGCAGCACGCCGGCCTTTTTATCCACCACGACCACTGACACAATGAAAAAACTTCTGCTGTCGCTGCTGCTTGCTTCGTCCACATCTCCCACCCTTGCCCACAACTGGGACGAGCCCCAGGAACCGTTCACCATGTATGGCAACGTCCATTATGTCGGCCAGCGCGGGATCAGCGCCGTGCTGGTGACCTCGCCGCAGGGTCACATCCTGATCGACGTCGGGACCGAGAAATCGCCGCAGGCGGTCGCCGCGCATATCCGGCAGCTGGGCTTCAAGGTGGAGGACATCAAATATATCCTCACGTCGCACGCGCACGGGGATCATATCGGCGGCACCGCCGCGCTGCAACGGCTGTCCGGCGCCACCGTCATCGGCAGCGCCAACAGTGTGCCCGTGCTTGCCAGCGGCAAGCCGGATGAGGCGGACCCGCAGGCGGGCAGCCTGCCGGACACGGCTCCCGTTGCCAGGACGCGGGTCGTGAAGGACGGCGATGTCGTCACCGTCGGCCCGCTGGCGCTGACGGCGCACGAAACGCCGGGCCACACCCGGGGAGGGCTGAGCTGGACGTGGCAGGCCACGGAAAACGGCCGCACTGTCGATATGGTGTTTGCCGACAGCCTGAATGCCATCGGCGCGAACGGCTTCAAGTATGGCGGCGATCCGCGCTACCCGCAGGCACGCGCCGATGTCGCAGCCTCGATCGCCAAAGTCGCGGGATTCAGGTGCGACGTGCTGATCTCGGCCCATCCGGAGGGCAGCGAGCTGTGGGAGCGCAAGGCGCGGCAGGCAAAGCTGGGCAACGCGGCGTTCATCGATGCGGAAGCGTGCCGCAAGTATGGCGCGAAGGCGAAGGCGAGGCTGGCGAAGCAGCTTGCAGGCGAAAAGTAAAAACCTCGGCGACAGGCACCTGGGCAGGCGCCTATCGCTGAGGGTCAGGCAACGTCAATCCTTCAGATACCCATGCCGGCGCGAATCCGGCATGATCCAGGAAGCCGCCAGCGCGACCGCGCAGACGGCGGCAACGTACCAGAAGAACGCGCTCTCATGCCCGTTCGACTTGAACAGCAGCGCCACGTATTCCGCGGTGCCGCCAAACAGCGCATTGCCGATGGCGTAGGACAGGCCAACGGCCAGCGCCCGCACCTCCGGCGGGAACATCTCCGCCTTGACGATGCCGCTGATGGAGGTATAAAAGCTCACGCCGGCGAGCGCCGAGAGGATCAGCGCCAACGCGGCAAACGGCGTCTGCACCTGGCCGATGGCCGTCATCAGCGGCACGGTGCCCAGCATCGTCAGGATGCCGAAGCAGATCATCATGTTGCGTCGTCCGATGCGGTCGGACAGCGCGCCGAACGCCGGCTGCAGCAGCATGAAGCAGAACAGCACGGCCGTCATCACGAGCGTCGCCGTTTCCGCATTCATGTGCGCCGTGTTGACAAGGTACTTCTGCATGTAGGTCGTGTACGTGTAGAACGCCAGCGAGCCGCCGGCCGTGTAGCCCAGCACCGTCAGCAGCGCGCGCGGGTGCTGCAGGATGCCCTTGATCGTGCCGGCCTGGGCGTTCTTGCGCGACGCTTCCGTCGTCGTCTCGACCAGTGCGCGGCGCAGGAACAGCGCCACGACGGCGGCCGCCGCGCCGATGACGAACGGGATGCGCCAGCCCCAGTCGCGCAGCTCTTCCGGCGACAGGAACTGCTGCAGCACGACGAGGACGAGGGTTGCCAGCAGCTGCCCGCCGATCAAGGTCACGTACTGGAACGATGCGTAGAAGCCCCGTTTGCCGGCGACTGCCACCTCGCTCATGTAGGTCGCGCTGGTGCCGTACTCGCCGCCCACCGACAGGCCCTGGATCAGGCGCGCGACCAGCAGCAGCAGCGGCGCGAAGTGGCCGATGCTGGCGTACGTGGGCAGGCATGCCACCATCAGGGAGCCGAAGCACATCATCAGCACGGAAATCATCATGGAGTTGCGCCGGCCGTATTTGTCGGCGATGCGCCCGAACAGCCACCCTCCCAGGGGGCGCATGAAGAAGCCGACGGCGAAGATGCCGGCCGTGTTCAGCAGCTGCGACGTCGGGTCGCCTTTCGGGAAGAAGGCAGCGGCAAAATACAGCGATGTAAAGGAGTAGGCGTAGAAGTCATACCACTCGACGAGGTTGCCAGAGGAGGCACCGATGATCGAGAAGACAGGATTATGGATCTTGTGGTCGTGGGGTTTTGAGTCGAAGGTCGTGGAATCGGACATGGTTGCTCCGCTTAAGTCAGAGCCCCGATAATACCGGCTGGACCGCCTCAGGCCGTGCCCGATTGGCGCGCATCCACCGTTCGACGAAAAAAGCCCCCGCCGGAAGGCAGGGGCAAGGGAGGGGGTACTTTCGTTATTGTTTTGTAGCAGCCTGAGAGTGGCCTTGTTATCGGGTTTGCGCAGCGACGCTGTCGTGCTTGTCTTCCTTGGCGTCAGCTTTCTTGTGGGCTGCCTTGCTGTGTGCCTTGGCTTTCTTTTCCTTCGCATCGGCCTTTGCTTCGGCGACGTCCTTCTTCGCCTCGGTCGATTCCTTTGCCACTTTGGCGTCGGCCTGGGCTACTTCCTTCGCTTCCTTGGCTTCCGCCTTGGCAGCAGCCTTGGTTTCCTTCGCTTCCTGTTTCCCGACATGCGTATCGGCGTGAGCGGCCGGCGCGGCGGTTTGGGCGAATGCAGCGCCTGCGAACAGACCGGCGATCATGGTGGCGATAATCTTTTTCATGACGTATTCCTTCAGAAGTTAAAGTCCGGGTGGTGCACCTTGCAGTCCAATCTGCACGTGTCACTGGGCAGAAAACGCCGCCCGTTTCACACCAGTTGACGCCGATTACAAGTGTTACAAATTGCCGCTCTTCTGTTAGCTGACGTACCGAACGCTGCGCGTGCGGCGCCTACAGTGGCAACATGAACGATTCCCTCAAAACCTATAAAGCCAAGCGCAACTTCGCCATCACGCCGGAGCCGGCGGAGGGCGGCGAGGTTGGGGTGGAGGCACTGACCTTCGTCATCCAGAAACACTGGGCGACGCGGCTGCATTACGACTTTCGCCTGGAGCTGGACGGCACGATGAAAAGCTGGGCCGTGCCGAAAGGGCCCAGTTACGACACGCACGACAAGCGCATGGCGGTCCATGTCGAAGACCATCCCATTTCGTACAACGACTTCGAGGGCACGATCCCGGAAAAGCAGTACGGCGCCGGCAAGGTCATCATCTGGGACAAGGGCACGTGGCATCCTCTCGGCGATCCGCACCAGGGCTACCGCGACGGCAACCTGAAGTTCGAGCTGCGTGGCCACAAGCTGCGCGGCAAATGGGTGCTGATCCGCATGAAACGCTCGGGCGAGAAACAGGAACCGTGGCTGCTGATCAAGGAGAAGGACGACTACGTGCGCTCCGCCGACGAGTTTTCCGTCATCGACGAGATGCCCGACAGCGTCAGGATGCTGGGCATGCCGACGGCCGAGCAGCTGACGCCGGCCGCCGGGGAGGCCGAGGAAACGGCGCGCGAGCATGCGGCGCCGGCCCGCAAGAAAGCGGCAGCAGGCAAGACGCCGGCAAAGACCGCACCGGCAAAGAGCGCACCGGCAAAGACCGCCGTGGAGAAGAAGCCGGCCCGCAAGGGCGCCGGCAAGGAGGCGCCGGCAGTCGGCAGCCGCGTGGCGCTGCCCGACACGTTCACGCCCGAGCTGGCGACGCTGGTCGATGCGCCGCCCGGCGATCCGCACGACTGGCTGTTCGAGATCAAGTTCGACGGCTACCGGCTGCTGGCCCGCGTGGATGGCAAGGACATCCGCCTGATCACGCGCAACGGCAATGACTGGAC
Encoded proteins:
- a CDS encoding polyphenol oxidase family protein, giving the protein MITSALLNTIPNNHHGFGTAAELVPAVLQPVWDERPNKRQVHGTRAVHIVEVRQPVGDADAFHTATPGIPVSVITADCVPLLLARRDGGHVAAVHAGWRGLYDGIIGQTLAQLGGGDWVAAIGPAICAACYEVGAELADSFVQRFGAAIVPTYRHLDLRALAQRQLEEGGVAAIEHVGGCTHCARADDGSFLFRSYRRGDRNSQQHAGLFIHHDH
- the bla gene encoding subclass B3 metallo-beta-lactamase, which gives rise to MKKLLLSLLLASSTSPTLAHNWDEPQEPFTMYGNVHYVGQRGISAVLVTSPQGHILIDVGTEKSPQAVAAHIRQLGFKVEDIKYILTSHAHGDHIGGTAALQRLSGATVIGSANSVPVLASGKPDEADPQAGSLPDTAPVARTRVVKDGDVVTVGPLALTAHETPGHTRGGLSWTWQATENGRTVDMVFADSLNAIGANGFKYGGDPRYPQARADVAASIAKVAGFRCDVLISAHPEGSELWERKARQAKLGNAAFIDAEACRKYGAKAKARLAKQLAGEK
- a CDS encoding MFS family transporter, which produces MSDSTTFDSKPHDHKIHNPVFSIIGASSGNLVEWYDFYAYSFTSLYFAAAFFPKGDPTSQLLNTAGIFAVGFFMRPLGGWLFGRIADKYGRRNSMMISVLMMCFGSLMVACLPTYASIGHFAPLLLLVARLIQGLSVGGEYGTSATYMSEVAVAGKRGFYASFQYVTLIGGQLLATLVLVVLQQFLSPEELRDWGWRIPFVIGAAAAVVALFLRRALVETTTEASRKNAQAGTIKGILQHPRALLTVLGYTAGGSLAFYTYTTYMQKYLVNTAHMNAETATLVMTAVLFCFMLLQPAFGALSDRIGRRNMMICFGILTMLGTVPLMTAIGQVQTPFAALALILSALAGVSFYTSISGIVKAEMFPPEVRALAVGLSYAIGNALFGGTAEYVALLFKSNGHESAFFWYVAAVCAVALAASWIMPDSRRHGYLKD